The Mustelus asterias chromosome 1, sMusAst1.hap1.1, whole genome shotgun sequence genomic interval tttgaactgctgcagtcgctgtggtgtaggtacacccatagcgcTGACATGgaaggacttccaggattttcgcccagcgacagtgaaagaaaggtgatatatttccaagtcaggataatgagtggcttggggggggaacttccaggtggtggtgtttccacgtatctgctgcccttgccctaccAGATGgtattgggtttggaaggtgctgtcgaaggagccttggtgagtgcatgttgtagatggtacacactgctgccactgtgcgtcagtggtggagggagtgaatgtttgtggatgtggtgccaatcaagcgggctgctttgtcctggatggtgtcaagcttcttgactgcTGTTTGATCTGCACCtaaccaggcaagtggggagtattccatcacactcctgacttgttgcGACAGGATTTGGGGAGACGGTGGTGAGCTACTGGATTCCTAGCCTCTCATCTGCTCTTGTagttacagtatttatatggttagtccagttcagttactggtcaatggtaatccccaggatgtgtaTAATGAGGGATGCAGCAATGGTACCATTGAATGTCGAGggccaatggttagattctctcttgttggagatggtcattgtctggcgctTGTGTGGCATGAAGTTTACTTGCccaattatcagcccaagcctggatattgtctaggtcttgctgcatttggacctgGATCATATCTGCACCTTTCTACAataagatgaccagaactgtacacagtattccaagtgtggccttcctaatgtcttgtacaacttcaacaagacgttttgaccaatgaaaccaagcatgccgaatgccttcttcagcactctgtccacctgtgactccactttcaaggagttatgaacctgtaccccaacgtcctaccattcattgagtgctGCCGGGTTTGatctaccaagatgcatcacctcacatttatctaaattaaactccatctgccattcatcagcccactggcccaattgatcaagatttctTGCAATCCTAGATACCCTTTTTcattgtccattatgccaccaatcttggtgtcatctgcaaacttactaatcatgcctcctaaaatctcatccaaaccattaatataaatgacaaataacagcggacccagcaccgatccctgaggcacaccgctggtcacaggcctccagtttgaaaaacaatctccacattctgtcatcaagccaattttgtatccatttggctacttcatcctggatcccgtgaaatttaatcttatgcaacaacctaccatgcggtaccttgtcaaaagccttgctaaagtccatgaagacaacatcgactgcactgccttcatctcctttcttggttaccccttcaaaaaactcgatcataTTTGTGAGACgtggttttccactcacaatgATGGCAAAGCGGagtgagaccacaaccagattatccatgattttattgaataacagagcagcttcgaagggctgaatgtcttactcctgctcctatgtcctatccGTTCCTAAATCTcagatatgtcctgtccacaaaaagctggACGAATGCAATCTGTCTAATTACGGCCCCATCAATCTACTTTCCATCATCAGCAGTGATGTAAAGAGgttgttgacagtgctatcaaggatATTGTCCCAGCAAtatcctgctcactgacactcattttgaccactcagctcctgatcccaTTACAgctttgatccaaacatggataaaagagctgaatgcaaaggttgagtggagagtgactgcccttgatgttaaagcagcatttgaccgtgTGTAACATCAAGGAGCACCAGCAAAACTGAAGAGAATGGGAGTCATGGGGGACTCTACACTGGTAGGAGCCATACATAGAAACATGTGCTcagactgtgctcagttctggtcgcctcattacaggaaggatgtggaaacgattgaaagggtgcagaggagatttacaaggatgttgcctggattgagtggcatgccttatgaggataggctgagggacctcggtcttttctccttggagagacgtaggatgagaggagaccgaatagaggtatataagatgttgagaggcgtagatcgggtggactcacagaggctttttcccagggtggaaatggctgctacgagaggacacaggtttaaggtgctggggggtaggtacaggggaaatgttagggggaagcttttcacacagagggtggtgggcgagtggaatcggctgccatcagtggtggtggaggcaaactcagtagggtcttttaagagactcctggatgagtacgtgggacttaataggatggagggttataggtcggcctagggGGTggtgatatgttcggcacaacctgtggggccgaagggcctgtttgtgctgtagcttttctatgtttcttctatgtttctatttgaattgatttgatttattattgtcacatgtattagtatgcagtgaaacgtattgtttcttgcgcgctatacagaccaagcataccgttcatagagaaggaaaggagagagtgcagaatgtagtgttacagacatagctcgagtgtggagaaagatcaacttaatgcgaggtaggtccattcagaagtctggcagcagcagggaagaagctgttcttgagtcggttggtacgtgacctcagacctatgtttttcctgaaggaagatggtggaagagagaatgtccgagatgtgtggggtccttaattatgctggctgatttgctgaggcagcggaaagcgtagacagagtccatggatgggaggctggtttgattgatagactgggcttcggtcacgaccttttgtagttgcttgcggtcttgggcagagcaggagccagaccaagctgtgatacaaccagaaagaatgctttctatgatgcatctgtaaaagttggtgagagtcgtagctgacatgcgaaattttcttagtcttctgagaaggtagaggcattggtgggctttcttaactatagtgtcttaaTTACAGtgtttcttaacgatagtgtatATAACCTCCTTCCTGAGGCTGCTAGTCTTTTGCTTCTGGCTGCCAGACATCCTGCATGGTCTTGTGAAGACAAGTAagctggagagagtgagatgtGTGTATTGGAGTGGCATTTAAATATGGCATCCAGACCTACGAACCAACCAGCTCACAGCGGGCAGGCGAATCAGCTCCTGACAGATGATTCGGCTGATACTcacttgtgcataattaatgagattgGCCATGAGTTGCTGCCATTCCAGCCAGTGGGTAGGGTGCCTGCTGGATCTGGTCTGCACCACACTTAGACAAAAACGGAGTGTTCCTCCAAGCTTTCTTTACTCTAGCTTTTCCTCCTGTTTAATCTTTTTttctctttgctgttctttatattctatctaatcttctgacctgccctcAGTCTTTGtacaattatatcctttttctTTAATACTGCTGTAGCATTTTTAGTTCACCATGGATGGATCCATCCTCtcggaatttttctttctcattggaatgtatcaATTATATTTATTCTGAAATACTCAAATGTTTGCCACTACATCTCTATTGACTGATGCTGAACCttatttgccagttcacttcagCTCATTGtcatttcatgccctcataatttccCTTATTTAAGTCTAAAATACTAGTGTTGGACCAACTcacctctccctcaaactgaatgtaaaattcaacctTATTATGATCACTACTGCCTCGGGAAGTCATCCCCATGAGGTTATCAcatcttccacgatcatcctcaacaccggtgcccctctGCACAATGGAAACATGTTTTTGCTGTACTCAATGATCAAATTTGTTTATGTCAATTAGTGCAGCCATTTACATCTGATAACTTTGTTTTCAAATGTCCGCAGCTATTCCCACGCATTGAACACTGATTGCTGTCAATCCACTTGGTGAGAGGACAGGAGTGGCCTGCAAAGGACACAGAGGAACCTCAAACTTGCGAGCAACGTTAAACACCAGCCTGCCTTTCCAGTACATCACAGGACAGAAACCCGGGCCCTGGATAAATCACAGGACAGAAACCCGGGCCCTGGATAAATCACAGGACAGAAACCCGGGCCCTGGATAAATCACAGGACAGAAACCCGGGCCCTGGATAAATCACAGGACAGAAACCCGGGCCCTGGATAAATCACAGGACAGAAACCCGGGCCCTGGATACATCACAGGACAGAAACCCGGGCCCTGGATAAATCACAGGACAGAAACCCGGGCCCTGGATAAGTCACAGGACAGGAAACCTGGGCCCTGGATAAATCACAGGACAGAAACCTGGGCCCTGGATAAATCACAGGACAGAAACCTGGGCCCTGGATAAATCACAGGACAGAAACCTGGGCCCTGGATAAATCACAGGGCGGGATCATCGGTTTTCTAGAATTGAATTTCACAAATCACTGGATATTTTCAGATTTTCTTAAAGAAAATGGCAGGGTCTTTACAAGTTGAATGGTCCCAAACTGAGCTGTTGGAAAGGGCATCTGGAGGGCTTGCACTCAAAGGAATCTTTGTCAGTAAAGATATGAATGAAATGTTAAAGGAACGGGCAAGGCTGCTGAAAGTGCCGGAGAACTGCTCTCTATTGGGGGCATCCATGTCCCCTCGGGAACAGACAGAGAGATTTGTGTCACACATTCATGCTGTAAATTCTAAACAGTGTATGGAACAGCTGGGTCTCGGTATCGGAGGCATGCTCGAGTTTGGATCCTATGACTTTAAACTTGGTGTTAAGGGAGAGTATAATTCCTCCAGCAGTTGCTCTACCTCTACCAGCACAGAGGGCACATATGTCTCATTGTGTAAGATGGTGATTGTACCTATGGCCAGTGTTACATTGAACCGGAAGGATCTGACACTGTCAGAATCTGCTGTAAGGTTTCTGAAAGATGTGGAAATTCATTTGCGCTATCAGGAGTCAGAAGATATTAAAGACGCTCATTGTCAGAAATTCCTGGAAGAGTATGGGTCACACGTAAACTGCAGCAATATTCAGTTTGGGGGTATTTATTTAACAGAAGCATCAAGTGACAAATTGAAACACAAAGAGAAAGATCTTTTTCAAGAAGCCATGAAAGCATTGGTAAACATAGATTTACCCATTGGCACGTTAGGACCTGGCATTGCCAGTGTTTCAGTCTCTGCTGATTACTTTAAAGCTAACATTAATGATATCTGCAGCAAGGCTCTGTTGAAAAAAATATATGTTTCcattaccaagattggtggtCCTGTTGACGCATCATCCCTCGCAGATTGGAAGGCAGGATTACAGGTTCAAAACAGCAcctggagagttattgatcgtggCTCTATTTACAACCTAGTCCCTGTCTGGAAAGTAATTTTACAGAACCACAGAAGAGACTTTGAAGATTGTCAGTTATTAACTGAGAGCTTGCAGAGATGCTGGGAGAGGATGACTGGGCTGAAGGCTGAAGCTGCAGAAATGTCAGCAGGGGTGGAAGTTTATACCAGTGTTCAGGATCTGGTACAGGAAGTAAACAAATGGATTACACTCTCAAAATCAGATTTTGTTACAAACTGTATGAGGAATGTTTCCCAGTGTGCAGCTATTAAATCCTCTCTGGGGAAGCATTTTACAATAGACTCGGACAGATTGTGGTACCAGGAATTTATTTGCAAGCACTCCATTCAGATATTCATCAGTAAAGTTTTACAGTGTGCCACAGGGAAATACACCATGGACGTAGATAAAGCGTACCTGAGAGTGCGAATATCAGACCTGCTGCAGCCTCAAGAAATGATACGGAGTCTGGATTTTCCAAGCATTTCATCAGTCTTGCAGCAGCTGAGTGACATCCCGAGCAATAAGGAAAAGTTAACCATCTCCAGTTTCGAAGAAGCAGAAGAACACATCAAGAAACTGAAGAGAAAATTGAAGGGGTTGGATGCTGGGACTGAAATCCAGAGCAATGTCTGCAGTGAGCTGGGAAAAGCATTGTTTAAACTGCAGCAGTTCTACAAACAAACTGGAGATCAATACACATCTATCCTCTTGACTGCACTTCTGCACCCAGTGTCCTATGAACCGAGTGGAATACTGAATCAACCTTTAACAGAGGATGACCGTAAATATCTGACCTCTCAGTTAGGTAAGATTGAAACCTACAGAAGTGAGATGAAGACAATGAATGTGATGCAACGTCAAGCCTTCCTGCTCTACACAGCACTGACTGCCAGAGTCactgagacacaaaatcaagatcCCAGAACAGTATTGCAGACAATGTGTGCAGAAATTAACCAGGAGCTGACTCCACAAGTCCGTGAGGCAGTGATGACCCCAAGTGGAACCTTTTTATCAGACATGGAGCTTCTAAAAGTAACATTACAGAATTTATCAGCGGGCAAAGATTCACAGGAAGGAAAAGCACCATCTGAAGACAGAGAACCATTGGTGAGATTCAAATCCCTCAATCAAGAGGAGAACACGATCATCAAACACACAGATTATTCCAGAGATAGGACTGAGCAATCACACATATCTCATAATGATAGGCCACCCCAATTTGTTAATGACTTGGGATTACAAGATTATTATCCTCACAAATTGTCACTAAATTTCATGAGGGAGATTTGCAGGGATAAACTGAAGGATAATCAGCCAACTCAGCTGAAAGATGTCCCTTGGCATTTTCTCCAAAGAATCCTTTCTGCCAACTCAATGGCGAGGAATCCTGAATGGCCACTTGCTCAGCAATCAGAAGGTCAGACTGAAACTGAGGGAGATTTCAGTGGTTTCTTTGAAGAAAGGCAAACTGAGATTTTGGGGATTAATCCTCTTGATATCACTGCTGCAGTTTTCCTCTGTGCAGATGACTTGCTGCAACAGGAGCTGATGTTGAAGATGTCCCTGTGCCAGTTTGCATTACCTTTTCTGCAGCCAGATTGGAATAGTGCagcaaaggagagggatggatCTGGTGCCACTCTCCTCCTCTGGGCCATGCGGTCTATTATCAAAAAATGGTGCCCAAAATCCTTGATAAGCAGCAATAGCTTCCGGCAGGAGCCCATTGTAACTGCAGTCATGCCAACCATTTCCTTCATCAGACTTGGAAGGTGCACTATCTCCAAGTCCAAAATTCTCAACCTCACCTTGAGCCAGACACAGCTGCAGCAAAATATCTTCCTGCACTCCGAGATGGAATGTGGGAATGTTCCCCGTAGAATATCGGATGGACTAGCCGAGGTCTGCTGGTATCTTCCTTCTGGGAAAAGAAACCTGGACATATTCCCTGAGGCTGTTGCATTCATTAACCTCCGAGGCAGTGCTGAAATATACCACAGCAACACTCACTTTCTTGCTGAAGTCTCTGCTGCTCTCTTTATTTTCATTGATGTAATTGGTGAGACGGAAAGAAAGTTCCTCgcttctctcacacagtcacCAGCAACATTCTTTCTCATAATTAACTCCAATAGCAATCAGCAAAAAATAACCCCAGGACAGACAAAGAAACTATTCCAAGATCTAAAGCTAAAACCTCAACAATGCATTGTTCGGATAAATATGAATGATGCAAAACTTGTGGAAAATATTTGTTCCAGAATAAAACAAATGATTCAAACTCCTAAAGAAGAGCAGAGCTTCTGGAACCTGGAGCAAATGGCTACGATTGCGAGGAATAGTGGGATTGAGGTCGATGAACATGACCCTAAAATACAACGAGGCAAACAACAGGCTTCCAGTATATTGAGAGAACTTAACTCTGGAGTCATTGATCAATACAAAGGGAGAGTTTTACCCTTCCATGGGAAGCCTTGGCAAGATTGGTCTCAAGCTGAGAAGGAGAGGTCCCGCATGAAACTCCGTGGCGATAAGAGCACGGAAGAATATAAATATGAATTGGACAAAAAGAAGAAAATAATTCGAGAAGCTCAGCGCAAGCAGTGTCTGTCGGAGGAGCTGAGGGAATTCATTACAGTCCTAACATCAACTTGTGGAGAAGAGAGAGCTTTATTCCTACAGTGGTTGAAGTTGAATCTGGACAATAAATCAAGAGAATTAATGTCAAAGTTATGTAATCGTTATAAAAAGCTATGCAAAGATTCAAAGCAGAAGGTGAGTGAGCTGAAGGACTTGGATCAGGAGATGTCTGATAGTTCCCTTGGACTCGAGCACTTCATGAGGGAACTCGGCCAGGTTTATGAGATTTCAGTGACAACAGGCAAAGCAAACGGAGTGGTAGACCCGAACATCTTGAGGTTACCGTATGTTGCGGCTGAACTATTGCTGGATGGGTTCCCGTTGGAACTTGTTGATGGAGATGTTTCCAATATTCCTGTTCAATGGGTCACTGCGGTAATGAATGAATTGACGAAGAAGGTGGGAAATGCTTCCCGTCTGTTTGTGGTCACGGTGATTGGTGTCCAAAGTACAGGGAAGTCCACGCTCCTAAATACAATGTTTGGTTTGCAGTTTGCTGTGAGTAGTGGCAGATGTACACGAGGAGCTTTCATGCAGTTTATCAAAGTCACAGGGAGCCTGGCAACAGATCTGGGCTGTGATTTTGTCCTGGTAATTGACACTGAGGGGCTGAAAGCTCCAGAACTCGCAACTCTTACAGACAGTTACGAGCACGATAATGAACTGGCAACATTTGTAATTGGGTTAAGCAATTTAACTTTAGTAAAtttgggaatggaaaatcccacacagATGAAAGATGTTTTGCAGATTGTTGTCCATTCCTTAATTCGTATGAAACAAACAGGAAAAGGGCCAATCTGTCAGTTTGTCCACCAGAATGTTGGAGATGTGTGTGCAcatgatcagaatctgaggagtcgTCAGAAACTGCTGGAACAATTGGATCAGATGACAAAGGCTGCAGCGAAACTGGAGAAGTTAGACCAAATAAAATTCTCTGATGTGATGGACTATGATCCTCATAAGAGCAACTGGTACATCCCTGGTCTCTGGCACGGCACTCCCCCCATGGCTGCAGTCAATTCTGGGTACTGTGAACATGTCTTTGAACTGAAGAAGTGTCTACTTCACTGTTTATCAAAACGTAGCCAATCTGACAGAGCTTTAACAATTCCAGACTTCATCAAATGGATGACTGGGCTTTGGGATCAGGTGAAAAATGagaatttcattttcagttttcagAATAGTCTGGTTGCTGAGGCTTATAACCAGCTCTCCGTGAAGTACAAAGACTGGGAATGGGAACTCCGCAAATTTGCATATTCATGGGCAACTGAAGCTGAAAACAGAATGAACAATGAGAAAGGTAATCTAAAGCAACTGCTCCCAACACTGGAATTGGAGATCAGGAAAGAGATTGACAGGAGAAAGCACAACACTCTTAATAAACTAAAAGTGCACTTTGAAAGTGGGGCTGATAATGTACAGCTGATGGAGAAatataaggagcaatttaaactaAGCATTTCCACATTGTGTAGCCAGCTTCAGGACAATTCAATACAGAAATGTAAGGATACTCTCAATAGatgcgtgggattacaggaaGTGGATGCTATTTGGAATGAATGTACTAAGCAAATTGAAAAACAAGTCAAGAACCTTTTACGACACTGCAAAGAAATTCAGCTGGAGTTGGGTGATGAGGAGTTGAAAACTGCATTTGAACACACGTGGCATGATACACTCTCCAAACTGAACTATCGgccatgcacagaaaaaaacatTGAAGTGGAGATTGAAAATCTTCTGAGAGAGGACACAGAAACACAAGGGAGAGTGATTAATGAAAAACTGGAAAATGAATCCCTCTCTAAGCTCGGGACCCAGAGCTTTCAGATTGTCGAGAAACACATCGATGTGTTTATAATGACCAAGGTTAAGAGATGGGCAATATCTGTCCAGCAATCAGAATTTGAACGAGCGAGACTAATATCAACGTCACTCGAGACTGAATGTAGGCAGCAAATTGATAAAATTACAAAACTGGACATGGATTATGATAATGAATATTGCATTGAATTTTTGAACTATATGGAGGAAAAAATCAACAAGATTTCAGATTCAAAGTTTAAAATGAGTGAGATTTTCAGGGCAGAGTTTAAGCTTCACATGTGTGGTTGTGCAGCACCAAGGTTCAGGGCCATGCAGACCAGGTTTATCAACAAACACGATCCACGGAAGAGACTGGAAAGCAAAAAAGATCAATACTTTGAACTTTTCATGGATAATTACAAAGAACAGGATCAGAATCAAAAACAAGCAGAACGATTTGCAAAGTCTTGTTTCATGCCAGCTGTCAGAGATGCCatactgaaaaatctcagccTGAAAATTGTGGATAATATGAGAAAGACAGACGCTGAGGGAAAGTACAAGcttcgcaataacttcattgtggaACTTCTGGTGCATTTAAAACAAAAGAGCAGCTTTGAAGATTATTACAGCTATATCACTAACTTTGAGAATTTTGCAAAGAACTGGCTCCACGATCGGGTTATTGCACATTGCAAAGAACGAGGTAACAGAAAGATGAGGTTTACACATCTCGCGAATGAAATTCTCACAGAGATCACTAATCATACCAAAGAGGTTGTTAGGGATGCAGTGTCCCAAAATATTTCTGGAACTGCTCAGTGTTTCCTTGATTTGTTTGTTGACCAGTTAAAGACAAGAATCacaatgtccaaagatgagatGAAACTCGTTCTATTCCAGACTGACAGCAATGCTAACAGATTTGCAGAAGCAGTTCTATCATTCATTGCAGAGGTCGAGAAGATTCTCCTCAATGAGATAACAACCTGGGATGTTGAAGAGAAGATTGAAACATTATCTGTAAAACCAAATGAGGAACTATTTAAAGGGTTATTCAGCTGCACACTGAAATGTCCTTTCTGTGGTGTTTTTTGTGAGTCAGAGACCATTGAGCACAAGTTGCATTTCAGTAAACAGCACAGACCAGCGGGACTCAACAGTTATCGATGGGTAGAAAGTAAGTTTCTTTCAACGGATATTTGTACAGCTTCAGTAGCGAGCAATGCAAGATTCAGAAATAAAGACACAAATAATGAGTGGGTATACTACAAAGATTACCAAACAGTCAATGATTACTACAAATCCTGGACTATTCAACGGGATCAAACTACAGAGGCAACATCCTattggaaaaaagttttccaCACTTTCAATAAGGATTTTGCTGATAGATATGGAGCAAAACCTGCAAAGATTGGCACTGCCTGGGACATTGAGTGGGACGAAGTGAAGGAAGATTTGAACAAAACGTGTAACACAAACATTCAGTCTCTGTAAGATCCTTTTCAATGATGTCTAGTTGGACAATCTTCAATTCATTGGAAATTACAGAGTATGAGTGGAAACCAGGCTAAGATTTCATTACAGCAAAAATTCAAATACcattatcctaaattaaagattaGAAGAAATGTTTTCAACGAAAGAATAATTAAATTGAGGAATATTATGGGGAAGAAAATATTATGGGGAAGAAAGGGAGGGGACATTGTAAACTGGCTCAAGAGAGAGTCAGATATGTTTCTGGTGAGAAGTCAGGGATGTGGTGAGAGGGATTGAGGAATTAGTGTGGGAATGTGGGATCTATAATCATATTCAATGTCTCAGGATGTAGTCATATAATGTATAATGAAGTCAGCCCATTAGAACATCAGATAAAAGAATGTGCAGGTAGCCACACAGAGTTTCTGAGCCAGTAATCAGAACTTTATTGTAGAGGTGTTGCTTGCTTGCAGTCCAGAATGGAGGAGAGGGAATATCTCCCAAATACTTCTGATGCACAATCATGTGACACACTACGCAGAGATGCATTGATTTACAGTCTCACCAATATTCAACCCATGGCCTAACAACTGATGCACCAATATTCCCACAGTGTAATGTGGGCCGGGCTCTCTgataccacaggaatcagagtagTTAGTTTCAGATAAAGAACCAGTTCCTGTAGCCTTCTCCTCTGCTGTAATGTTGAGGATTCAATCAGTTGTGCCAGTTTTTCCTGTGATCTCTAATGTCATGGGAATGGTGACCAGAGTTAAAGGCAGGATCAGTAAAAAGTAAACTACCAGAGAAAGcacaacaggggcggcacggtggcacagtggttagcactgctgcctcacagcgccagggacccgggttcaattcccagcttgggtcactgtctgtgtggagcccgcacgttctccccgtgtctgcgtgggtttcctccgggtgccctggtttcctcccacagttcaaaagacattgTGGTGGAAAAATAGGATTCAGAGACAGTCAGTCATGGATAGGAACAACGTTTATTTTACTCTGCAGAGGTCGCGTTCCTCCAGCCACTtcagagagtgtgggggaaggcGCGCCCGAGTACAGTCTTTATACCTATTCTACTAGCCtgctacacagacacacaggcagtaATGAGCTAATACAATATCAATACTTTTTCATTCTGTATTAGGGAGTTGTTTTTCTTCCTTTGCTGTATTTTCCTTATCTTTCTCATTCAGCTCGTTCTAATCAGTCTCCTCGCTTCTGCAGTTTCTCAACCGCCCCCTTGTACAGCTGCTCAACCTTGAGTTTTAATCATTTTAGTTCCTCCTTATTGAACTAGCCCAAGCTTGGCCATCCTGACCTGTGGTCTGCTTTATTCTTTATGTTAAAATTTTCCATtacaacatgctggttaggtgcattgacccgaacaggtgccagactgtggcggctaggggaatttcacagtaacttcattgcagtgttaatgtaagccttacttgtgactaataaataaactttaaaaccaacAGAGTAAACGGGGAAATGTGGGTCAGAGAGGATTCAGCACAAATCAGTGGAAAGTTTTTAACATTGATGAAATCATTTAATACAATTCCAAACCTTTTCCATAGTTTTATCATAGGATAGTGGATAAATTCCAGAGATAGTAGTTCATTCAGGATTACAATTCAAAAGAACTGGATCAATATCTGTGGAGAATGCCAATGATAATTAAAAAGGCATCAATACGTATATTTTGGATAAGCAAATCTTATGCATTGCATTGAAAATGACCAAATCATCAATAGGAACAGAGGACAtcgagcaggggtaagccattcacccctttgagcctgctctgacatgcaataagatcatggctgaccaaattgtggtctcaactccattttcctgcatgtGATTCCCACCCCTATCCCCAATCCTGCCACAGTCCTTGTCTCCCTTCAAAGAGTCATACAATCCGacagaagcagaaggaggctattcagcccatcgagtctgcatcaaccacaatcccacctagacccgatccccataaccccatgtatttactctagctagtcccctgacaataagggtcaatttagcgtggccaatctatctaacccgcacatccttggactgtgggaggaaactggagcacccagaagaaacccacgcagacacggggagaatgtgcaaactccgcacaaacagtgacccaagccaggaattgaactcaggtccctggcgctgggaggcagcagtgctaagcactgtaccaCTGTACCGCCTCTTCATGATCAACATCTATCGAATGCAGTCTTGtaaaaattcaatgacccagaatTCGCTGCTTTCTGGAGAATTCCTCTGACAgaaataattcctcctcatctctatctttaAAGAGCAGGCCCTTATTTTTAACTGTGCC includes:
- the LOC144501252 gene encoding interferon-induced very large GTPase 1-like, coding for MAGSLQVEWSQTELLERASGGLALKGIFVSKDMNEMLKERARLLKVPENCSLLGASMSPREQTERFVSHIHAVNSKQCMEQLGLGIGGMLEFGSYDFKLGVKGEYNSSSSCSTSTSTEGTYVSLCKMVIVPMASVTLNRKDLTLSESAVRFLKDVEIHLRYQESEDIKDAHCQKFLEEYGSHVNCSNIQFGGIYLTEASSDKLKHKEKDLFQEAMKALVNIDLPIGTLGPGIASVSVSADYFKANINDICSKALLKKIYVSITKIGGPVDASSLADWKAGLQVQNSTWRVIDRGSIYNLVPVWKVILQNHRRDFEDCQLLTESLQRCWERMTGLKAEAAEMSAGVEVYTSVQDLVQEVNKWITLSKSDFVTNCMRNVSQCAAIKSSLGKHFTIDSDRLWYQEFICKHSIQIFISKVLQCATGKYTMDVDKAYLRVRISDLLQPQEMIRSLDFPSISSVLQQLSDIPSNKEKLTISSFEEAEEHIKKLKRKLKGLDAGTEIQSNVCSELGKALFKLQQFYKQTGDQYTSILLTALLHPVSYEPSGILNQPLTEDDRKYLTSQLGKIETYRSEMKTMNVMQRQAFLLYTALTARVTETQNQDPRTVLQTMCAEINQELTPQVREAVMTPSGTFLSDMELLKVTLQNLSAGKDSQEGKAPSEDREPLVRFKSLNQEENTIIKHTDYSRDRTEQSHISHNDRPPQFVNDLGLQDYYPHKLSLNFMREICRDKLKDNQPTQLKDVPWHFLQRILSANSMARNPEWPLAQQSEGQTETEGDFSGFFEERQTEILGINPLDITAAVFLCADDLLQQELMLKMSLCQFALPFLQPDWNSAAKERDGSGATLLLWAMRSIIKKWCPKSLISSNSFRQEPIVTAVMPTISFIRLGRCTISKSKILNLTLSQTQLQQNIFLHSEMECGNVPRRISDGLAEVCWYLPSGKRNLDIFPEAVAFINLRGSAEIYHSNTHFLAEVSAALFIFIDVIGETERKFLASLTQSPATFFLIINSNSNQQKITPGQTKKLFQDLKLKPQQCIVRINMNDAKLVENICSRIKQMIQTPKEEQSFWNLEQMATIARNSGIEVDEHDPKIQRGKQQASSILRELNSGVIDQYKGRVLPFHGKPWQDWSQAEKERSRMKLRGDKSTEEYKYELDKKKKIIREAQRKQCLSEELREFITVLTSTCGEERALFLQWLKLNLDNKSRELMSKLCNRYKKLCKDSKQKVSELKDLDQEMSDSSLGLEHFMRELGQVYEISVTTGKANGVVDPNILRLPYVAAELLLDGFPLELVDGDVSNIPVQWVTAVMNELTKKVGNASRLFVVTVIGVQSTGKSTLLNTMFGLQFAVSSGRCTRGAFMQFIKVTGSLATDLGCDFVLVIDTEGLKAPELATLTDSYEHDNELATFVIGLSNLTLVNLGMENPTQMKDVLQIVVHSLIRMKQTGKGPICQFVHQNVGDVCAHDQNLRSRQKLLEQLDQMTKAAAKLEKLDQIKFSDVMDYDPHKSNWYIPGLWHGTPPMAAVNSGYCEHVFELKKCLLHCLSKRSQSDRALTIPDFIKWMTGLWDQVKNENFIFSFQNSLVAEAYNQLSVKYKDWEWELRKFAYSWATEAENRMNNEKGNLKQLLPTLELEIRKEIDRRKHNTLNKLKVHFESGADNVQLMEKYKEQFKLSISTLCSQLQDNSIQKCKDTLNRCVGLQEVDAIWNECTKQIEKQVKNLLRHCKEIQLELGDEELKTAFEHTWHDTLSKLNYRPCTEKNIEVEIENLLREDTETQGRVINEKLENESLSKLGTQSFQIVEKHIDVFIMTKVKRWAISVQQSEFERARLISTSLETECRQQIDKITKLDMDYDNEYCIEFLNYMEEKINKISDSKFKMSEIFRAEFKLHMCGCAAPRFRAMQTRFINKHDPRKRLESKKDQYFELFMDNYKEQDQNQKQAERFAKSCFMPAVRDAILKNLSLKIVDNMRKTDAEGKYKLRNNFIVELLVHLKQKSSFEDYYSYITNFENFAKNWLHDRVIAHCKERGNRKMRFTHLANEILTEITNHTKEVVRDAVSQNISGTAQCFLDLFVDQLKTRITMSKDEMKLVLFQTDSNANRFAEAVLSFIAEVEKILLNEITTWDVEEKIETLSVKPNEELFKGLFSCTLKCPFCGVFCESETIEHKLHFSKQHRPAGLNSYRWVESKFLSTDICTASVASNARFRNKDTNNEWVYYKDYQTVNDYYKSWTIQRDQTTEATSYWKKVFHTFNKDFADRYGAKPAKIGTAWDIEWDEVKEDLNKTCNTNIQSL